A single region of the Jatrophihabitans sp. GAS493 genome encodes:
- a CDS encoding ABC transporter ATP-binding protein, which translates to MTSTLTPSAAPASSGGNHGAADVVFDVSHATLRFGGVTSLNDVSLQMFRNEILAIIGPNGAGKTSLFNSLTGVYTPQEGTIELSGRAGDPPTSVLGKKTHLINRMGVARTFQNIRLFPALTALENVQVGIETRQKSGPIASMLGLPRQRREQRESLVKAYDLLADVGLSERANELAGSLAYGEQRRLEIARALGTEPGVLLLDEPAAGTNPVEKRDLAQLIQRINTERGIGVLLIEHDMKLVMSIAHRIIVLNFGEKIAEGTPAQIQRNPAVVAAYLGTSAEEAETEVANQPQMNLIDTIPGTDTEAEPGDTEETRSPNAEGSAE; encoded by the coding sequence ATGACATCAACACTCACACCGTCCGCCGCGCCGGCGTCGTCGGGCGGCAACCACGGGGCCGCTGATGTGGTCTTCGACGTGTCACACGCGACGCTGCGTTTCGGTGGGGTGACCAGCCTCAATGACGTCTCCCTGCAGATGTTCCGCAATGAGATCCTGGCGATCATCGGCCCGAACGGTGCGGGTAAGACTTCGCTGTTCAACTCGTTGACCGGTGTCTACACACCGCAGGAGGGCACGATCGAGCTGTCGGGCCGAGCCGGTGACCCCCCGACCTCGGTGCTGGGTAAGAAGACGCATCTGATCAACCGCATGGGAGTGGCCCGTACTTTTCAGAACATTCGTCTCTTCCCGGCGTTGACCGCGCTGGAGAACGTGCAGGTCGGGATCGAGACGCGGCAGAAGTCGGGCCCGATCGCCTCCATGCTCGGGCTGCCGAGGCAGCGGCGGGAGCAGCGCGAGAGCCTGGTCAAGGCCTACGACCTGCTCGCCGACGTCGGGCTGTCGGAGCGGGCCAACGAGCTAGCCGGATCATTGGCCTACGGCGAGCAGCGACGGTTGGAGATCGCCCGCGCGCTGGGCACCGAACCGGGCGTGCTGCTGCTCGACGAGCCGGCCGCCGGCACCAATCCGGTGGAGAAGCGGGACCTGGCCCAATTGATCCAGCGGATCAACACCGAACGCGGCATCGGGGTGCTACTCATCGAACACGACATGAAACTCGTCATGTCGATCGCGCATCGCATCATCGTGCTCAACTTCGGCGAGAAGATCGCCGAAGGGACACCAGCCCAGATCCAGCGCAACCCGGCCGTCGTCGCCGCCTACCTGGGCACGTCGGCGGAGGAGGCGGAGACTGAGGTGGCGAACCAGCCGCAGATGAACCTGATCGACACCATCCCCGGCACCGATACCGAAGCCGAACCCGGCGACACCGAAGAAACCCGGTCGCCTAACGCAGAGGGGAGTGCGGAATGA
- a CDS encoding ABC transporter ATP-binding protein, translating into MSLLEVADIEVRYGAIAALKGISFDVGEGEIVALLGANGAGKTTTQKTISGMLRPVLGTVTFDGDRIDGVPAHELIGKGICHVPEGRHVFPRMTVAENLDMGAYRFKKTDADLMEQVLVMFPRLRERFKQPAGTLSGGEQQMLAIGRALMGKPRLLLLDEPSMGLAPLIVAQIFDIIREINSTGVTVLLVEQNAAQALGLANRGYVMETGEIVLQGTGTELLADDRVRAAYLGEEIAS; encoded by the coding sequence ATGAGCCTGCTCGAAGTCGCCGACATCGAAGTCCGCTACGGCGCGATCGCTGCGTTGAAGGGCATCTCCTTCGACGTCGGCGAGGGTGAGATCGTCGCCCTCCTCGGTGCCAACGGCGCCGGCAAGACCACCACTCAGAAGACGATCTCCGGCATGCTGCGACCGGTCCTCGGCACCGTCACCTTCGACGGTGACCGCATCGACGGGGTCCCCGCCCACGAACTCATCGGCAAGGGAATCTGCCACGTCCCCGAGGGGCGCCACGTCTTCCCCCGCATGACCGTCGCCGAAAACCTCGACATGGGCGCCTACCGGTTCAAGAAGACCGACGCCGACCTAATGGAGCAGGTCCTGGTCATGTTCCCCCGACTGCGGGAACGGTTCAAACAACCCGCCGGCACCCTCTCCGGCGGTGAACAGCAGATGCTGGCCATCGGCCGCGCCCTGATGGGCAAACCACGCCTACTGCTGCTCGACGAACCCTCCATGGGCTTGGCCCCGCTCATCGTCGCCCAGATCTTCGACATCATCCGCGAGATCAACAGCACCGGTGTCACCGTCCTACTCGTCGAACAGAACGCCGCCCAAGCCCTCGGCCTGGCCAACCGCGGCTACGTCATGGAGACCGGCGAGATCGTCCTGCAGGGCACCGGCACCGAGCTACTCGCCGACGACCGCGTCCGCGCCGCCTACCTCGGCGAAGAGATCGCCTCCTAG
- a CDS encoding GNAT family N-acetyltransferase — MSRIPLRIRHAEIDDTAQISQLVKSTGLSVGAAGGRQFESDLLSQLPKRIHALLGDPDVSVLVAVDDEAGLLYGLVVLNIDQVAAVNPVPVLNVSHLLVDDSKRRRGVGRSLLVAAVHEADQRGIEHLVATAVTGSREANRYLARLGFAPLVTRRIASTQVLRRSLGLAEAPERVARLRRLRSGRVAAVKAPAQIFGRGA; from the coding sequence TTGTCTCGCATCCCGCTTCGAATCCGGCACGCGGAGATCGATGACACCGCTCAGATCTCGCAGCTCGTGAAGTCCACTGGCCTCAGCGTCGGCGCGGCTGGCGGGCGTCAGTTCGAGTCCGATCTGCTCTCCCAGCTGCCCAAGCGAATTCATGCCCTGTTGGGTGATCCAGACGTGTCGGTACTGGTCGCCGTCGACGACGAGGCCGGCCTGCTCTACGGGCTAGTCGTGCTCAACATCGATCAGGTGGCCGCAGTGAACCCGGTGCCGGTGCTGAACGTCAGCCACCTGCTCGTCGACGACAGCAAGCGGCGCCGAGGCGTCGGCCGGTCGCTGCTGGTGGCCGCCGTGCACGAAGCGGATCAGCGTGGCATCGAGCATCTCGTGGCCACCGCCGTCACCGGATCACGGGAGGCCAACCGATACCTGGCCCGCCTGGGCTTCGCCCCGCTGGTGACGCGCCGGATCGCCTCCACCCAGGTGCTGCGGCGCTCCCTCGGTCTCGCCGAGGCGCCCGAACGGGTAGCGCGCCTGCGCCGGCTGCGTAGCGGCCGGGTGGCCGCGGTGAAGGCGCCGGCACAGATTTTCGGCCGCGGCGCCTGA
- the polA gene encoding DNA polymerase I produces MSATDRLLLLDGHSLAYRAFFALPVENFSTTTGQPTNAVYGFTSMLINLLRDEEPTHLAVAFDVSRKTFRSEAYAEYKAGRSQTPSDFKGQVSLIREVLDALRIVSVSVEGYEADDVIATLTTEATSDGTKVLICTGDRDALQLVSDEVTVLYPRKGVSDLTRFTPDEVRTKYDLTPAQYPDFAALRGDPSDNLPGIPGVGEKTASKWVREYGSLDELVAKVDTVKGKVGDALRENLGSVLRNRRLTELVRDVPLEVTVPALQRQTWDRAEVHQVFDNLQFRVLRERLFDTLDSVEPEADEGFEVTATRLGVDELASWLAEHTRDGGRSGISFHGTWGRGVGVLTGIGIAAADGDATYVVPDQLTDSDEKVLADWLADESVPKAVHDVKGPLLAVRQRGWTLAGVTNDIQLAAYLALPGQRSFDLADLALRYLHRELRSNIEDTGQLTLDGGVEESDSAMAEAGTVRASAIRDLAVTFDDDLTQRGARDLLLSLELPLTFVLADMEATGIGVDREVLEELQRELAASVLAVEQDAHAVVGRSFNLGSPKQLQEILFDQFGLPKTKRIKTGYTTDADALAALYATTEHPLLGLLLRHREVARLKTVVDSLLPLIDDGGRIHTTFNQTIAATGRLSSTDPNLQNIPVRTAEGRRIREAFSVRPGYESLMTADYSQIEMRIMAHLSEDDGLRDAFRSGEDLHTFVASRAFDVPPEAVDAELRRRVKAMSYGLAYGLSAFGLAQQLKISAEEARGQMDAYFTRFGGVRDYLQSIVERARSEGYTETIMGRRRYLPDLNSDNRQRREMAERMALNAPIQGSAADIIKVAMLGVHRRLTEEKLDSRLLLQVHDELVLDIAPGERAAVERLVVAEMGSAYPLDVPLEVSVGVGTTWESAAH; encoded by the coding sequence GTGAGCGCAACAGATCGTCTGCTTCTGCTGGATGGCCATTCGCTGGCCTATCGTGCCTTCTTCGCGCTGCCGGTCGAGAATTTCTCGACTACCACCGGCCAGCCGACGAACGCCGTCTACGGGTTCACCTCGATGCTGATCAATCTGCTCCGCGACGAGGAGCCGACGCATCTGGCGGTCGCCTTCGACGTCTCCCGTAAGACCTTCCGCAGTGAGGCCTACGCCGAGTACAAAGCCGGTCGTAGCCAGACTCCCTCCGACTTCAAGGGACAGGTCTCGCTGATCCGTGAGGTGCTGGACGCGCTGCGGATCGTGTCGGTGTCGGTCGAGGGGTACGAGGCGGACGACGTGATCGCCACTCTCACCACCGAGGCGACCAGCGACGGCACGAAAGTGCTCATCTGTACCGGTGACCGGGATGCCCTGCAGCTGGTGAGCGACGAGGTAACCGTGCTCTACCCGCGAAAGGGGGTCAGCGATCTGACTCGCTTCACCCCCGACGAGGTGCGCACCAAGTACGACCTCACCCCGGCCCAGTACCCGGATTTCGCCGCGCTGCGCGGTGACCCGAGCGACAACCTTCCCGGCATCCCCGGAGTCGGGGAGAAGACCGCGTCGAAGTGGGTGCGGGAGTACGGCTCGCTGGACGAACTGGTGGCCAAGGTGGACACCGTGAAGGGGAAGGTCGGCGACGCGCTGCGGGAGAACCTGGGCAGCGTGCTGCGTAACCGCCGACTCACCGAGTTGGTGCGCGATGTCCCGCTCGAGGTCACCGTTCCCGCGCTGCAGCGCCAGACCTGGGATCGGGCTGAGGTCCACCAAGTCTTCGACAACCTGCAGTTCCGGGTGCTTCGCGAGCGACTCTTCGACACCCTCGACAGTGTCGAGCCCGAAGCCGATGAGGGGTTCGAGGTCACCGCCACCCGGCTCGGCGTGGACGAGCTGGCCAGTTGGCTGGCCGAACACACTCGGGACGGGGGGCGCTCGGGCATCTCCTTCCACGGCACCTGGGGGCGCGGCGTTGGGGTGCTCACCGGAATCGGTATCGCCGCCGCTGACGGAGACGCCACCTACGTCGTTCCCGATCAGCTCACCGACTCCGACGAGAAGGTGCTGGCCGACTGGCTGGCCGACGAGTCGGTCCCGAAGGCCGTGCACGACGTCAAAGGCCCGCTGCTGGCCGTGCGTCAGCGAGGCTGGACGCTGGCCGGAGTCACCAACGACATCCAGCTGGCGGCGTATCTGGCCCTTCCCGGGCAGCGATCGTTCGACCTCGCCGACCTCGCCCTCCGTTACCTGCACCGCGAGCTGCGATCGAATATTGAAGACACCGGTCAGCTGACGCTCGACGGGGGCGTCGAGGAGTCCGACAGCGCCATGGCCGAGGCCGGGACGGTGCGGGCGAGCGCGATCCGCGACCTCGCCGTCACCTTCGACGACGACCTCACCCAACGTGGGGCCAGGGACCTGCTATTGAGTCTCGAGCTGCCGTTGACCTTTGTGCTCGCTGACATGGAGGCGACCGGAATCGGGGTCGATCGCGAGGTGCTGGAGGAGCTGCAGCGGGAACTCGCCGCGAGCGTCCTCGCCGTCGAGCAGGATGCCCACGCCGTGGTCGGTCGCAGCTTCAATCTGGGCTCGCCCAAGCAGCTGCAGGAGATCCTCTTCGACCAGTTCGGCTTGCCCAAGACGAAGCGGATCAAGACCGGCTACACCACCGACGCCGACGCCCTGGCCGCCCTCTATGCCACCACCGAACACCCGCTGCTCGGTCTGCTGCTGCGGCATCGGGAAGTGGCCCGGCTGAAGACAGTGGTCGACTCCCTGCTGCCGCTCATCGACGACGGCGGACGCATTCACACCACGTTCAACCAGACCATCGCCGCCACCGGCCGGCTCTCCTCGACGGACCCGAACCTGCAGAACATTCCGGTACGCACGGCGGAGGGCCGTCGGATCCGCGAGGCATTCAGCGTCCGTCCCGGCTATGAGTCGCTGATGACCGCCGACTACAGCCAGATCGAGATGCGGATCATGGCTCACCTCTCCGAAGACGACGGGCTGCGCGACGCGTTCCGCTCCGGCGAGGACCTGCATACATTCGTCGCCTCCCGGGCCTTCGACGTGCCGCCGGAGGCCGTGGACGCCGAGCTGCGCCGACGGGTCAAGGCCATGTCCTACGGGCTGGCCTACGGATTGTCGGCCTTCGGATTGGCCCAGCAGCTGAAGATCTCCGCCGAGGAGGCCCGCGGGCAGATGGACGCGTACTTCACCCGCTTCGGCGGCGTGCGCGACTACCTGCAGTCGATCGTCGAGCGAGCCCGCAGCGAGGGGTACACCGAGACGATCATGGGCCGCCGTCGCTATCTGCCCGACCTCAACAGCGACAACCGGCAGCGTCGTGAGATGGCTGAACGGATGGCGCTCAACGCACCGATTCAGGGCAGTGCGGCCGACATCATCAAGGTGGCGATGCTCGGTGTGCACCGTCGCCTGACCGAGGAGAAGCTGGACTCGCGGCTGCTGCTGCAGGTGCACGACGAGCTCGTCCTCGACATCGCGCCGGGCGAGCGGGCGGCGGTGGAGCGACTGGTGGTTGCCGAGATGGGTTCGGCCTACCCGCTCGATGTGCCGCTGGAGGTTTCGGTCGGGGTCGGCACGACCTGGGAGTCAGCGGCGCACTAA
- a CDS encoding lipopolysaccharide biosynthesis protein → MRDDQSEGTEKLDEQLPLTPAEPTLVDSVDSVVSATSADEPREPLDVPEFNAPAAGALRANIWIAICTTLANVAAYGFNVVLSRPLGPTRFGELVSLLAIYLLIQVPGVALQAVIARRIAAQNHGDSADVRAIIGDSLRVGIILAGAVAVCAPGLHAFLHIESWWALVWLAATTIPTTISFAIIGLLQGQQRFFGLGLLILGVQMARVAAGLVTAVSAHTVAAAFFWSFIFVTAVTGFACLRALATSDPPVEPGRVPHLVTVLARDVASILSIFILSNIDLLLAKHYLSSDEAGSLYGAGNLITKIAFWAPAFIATVSFPRFSRPAERVAAIRKSAAVCVILSGIIVIGAAVCAPLVPVILGSDYKPAGLVWAFALQGAALATVLLGVYASIAVHDRRLTWLTWIVLPAEILVIVFFAHDTSAQILATVCTGSVFLVLAAAFLERKILFGNPATLKTLEGSFDPDSTA, encoded by the coding sequence ATGCGAGACGACCAGAGTGAGGGCACCGAGAAGTTGGACGAGCAACTGCCACTGACTCCAGCCGAGCCGACCCTCGTCGATTCCGTCGATTCCGTCGTTTCTGCGACCAGCGCCGACGAACCGCGCGAGCCCCTCGACGTCCCGGAGTTCAACGCACCGGCCGCCGGCGCGCTGCGGGCGAACATCTGGATCGCGATCTGCACCACGCTGGCCAACGTCGCGGCCTACGGCTTCAATGTGGTCCTCTCCCGGCCACTCGGCCCGACCCGGTTCGGCGAACTGGTCTCGCTGCTGGCGATCTACCTGCTGATCCAAGTGCCCGGCGTCGCGCTGCAGGCGGTCATCGCCCGCCGCATCGCCGCCCAGAACCATGGTGACTCCGCCGATGTCCGGGCCATCATCGGCGACTCGCTGCGGGTCGGCATCATTCTGGCCGGCGCGGTGGCGGTCTGCGCGCCGGGACTACACGCGTTCCTGCATATCGAGTCGTGGTGGGCGCTGGTGTGGCTGGCCGCCACCACGATCCCGACTACGATCAGCTTCGCGATCATCGGGCTGCTGCAGGGTCAGCAGCGCTTCTTCGGCCTCGGCCTGCTGATCCTCGGCGTTCAGATGGCACGGGTCGCGGCCGGCCTGGTCACGGCGGTGAGCGCGCACACGGTGGCCGCCGCGTTCTTCTGGTCCTTCATCTTCGTCACCGCGGTGACGGGCTTCGCCTGTCTGCGCGCACTGGCCACCTCGGATCCGCCGGTCGAACCGGGCCGGGTGCCCCACCTGGTCACCGTGCTGGCCCGCGACGTCGCCTCGATCCTGTCGATCTTCATCCTCTCCAACATCGACCTGCTGCTGGCCAAGCACTACCTCAGCTCGGACGAGGCCGGGAGCCTCTACGGCGCCGGGAACCTGATAACCAAGATCGCCTTCTGGGCCCCGGCCTTCATCGCCACCGTCTCCTTCCCGCGCTTCTCGCGCCCGGCCGAACGCGTAGCCGCGATCCGCAAGAGCGCGGCGGTCTGTGTGATCCTCAGCGGCATCATCGTCATCGGGGCCGCCGTCTGTGCTCCGCTGGTTCCGGTGATCCTCGGTAGTGACTACAAGCCGGCCGGGCTGGTCTGGGCCTTCGCGCTGCAGGGCGCGGCGCTGGCCACGGTGCTACTCGGCGTCTACGCCTCGATCGCCGTGCACGACCGCCGCCTGACCTGGCTGACCTGGATCGTGCTGCCGGCTGAGATCCTGGTGATCGTCTTCTTCGCCCACGACACCTCGGCCCAGATCCTGGCTACGGTCTGTACCGGTTCGGTCTTCCTGGTGCTGGCCGCGGCGTTCCTGGAGCGCAAGATCCTCTTCGGCAACCCGGCCACCCTCAAGACGCTCGAAGGCAGCTTCGACCCTGACTCGACCGCCTGA
- a CDS encoding class I SAM-dependent methyltransferase: protein MSEQPAKLGAVGLGRRNADSASSVRANRRWWDIDADDYHSEHGDFLGDADFVWCPERLREAEAHLLGPVADLAGRQILEVGCGAAMCSRWLAGHGARPVAFDLSAGMLRHARAGAANTGLDVPLVQADAQYLPFRNESFDLAFTSFGAVPFVADSAQVMAEVARVLRPGGRWVFSVTHPIRWIFPDDPGPGGLTATTSYFDRTPYVEFDADDVPTYVEHHRTLGDRVREINAAGFRLVDLIEPSWPADLTQEWGQWSPLRGGILPGTAIYVCQL from the coding sequence ATGAGCGAACAGCCTGCAAAACTAGGGGCAGTCGGCCTCGGGCGGCGCAACGCCGACAGCGCCTCATCGGTACGGGCCAACCGCCGGTGGTGGGACATCGACGCCGACGATTACCACTCCGAGCACGGCGACTTCCTCGGCGACGCCGACTTCGTCTGGTGCCCCGAGCGGCTGCGCGAGGCTGAGGCGCATCTACTCGGCCCGGTGGCCGACCTCGCCGGCCGGCAGATCCTCGAGGTGGGCTGCGGCGCGGCCATGTGCTCGCGCTGGCTGGCCGGCCACGGGGCCCGGCCGGTGGCCTTCGACCTCTCGGCCGGCATGCTGCGCCACGCCAGGGCCGGGGCGGCGAACACGGGTCTGGACGTGCCACTGGTTCAGGCCGACGCCCAGTACCTGCCCTTCCGGAATGAATCCTTCGACCTGGCCTTCACCTCGTTCGGGGCGGTTCCGTTCGTCGCGGACTCCGCACAGGTGATGGCCGAGGTGGCCCGGGTACTGCGTCCGGGCGGGAGGTGGGTCTTCTCGGTGACACACCCGATTCGCTGGATCTTCCCCGATGACCCGGGGCCGGGTGGCCTCACCGCCACCACCTCCTACTTCGACCGCACCCCCTACGTCGAGTTCGACGCCGACGACGTCCCGACCTACGTCGAGCACCACCGCACCCTGGGTGATCGGGTCCGCGAGATCAACGCCGCCGGGTTCCGTCTGGTCGACTTGATCGAGCCGTCCTGGCCGGCCGACCTCACCCAGGAGTGGGGGCAGTGGTCCCCACTCCGGGGCGGAATTCTTCCCGGTACCGCAATTTACGTCTGTCAGTTGTAA
- a CDS encoding FAD-binding dehydrogenase, whose translation MPETPPSTSSGSASTSGTDVIVVGGGLAGLVAATELIDAGKRVVLLDQEPEASLGGQAFWSFGGLMLVNSPEQRRLGIHDSAELALSDWMGTADFDRPEDHWPREWAKAYVEFCAGEKREWLHKKGVRWFPVVQWPERGGYPVGSGNSAEAASGHGNSVPRFHVTWGTGPGIIEPFVKRLYEGVAQGLVELRFRHRVTSINITDGVVDGVDGEVLEPSPVARGERSSRAVVGEFSLRAQAVIVTSGGIGANHEQIRRNWPVSWGKPPAKMISGVPDHVDGLMQLVVEQAGGRVINPDRMWHYPEGIENYAPIWSKHGIRILSGPSPLWLDATGKRLPAPLYPGFDALGALRHITQGGHSHSWFLLDEKTISSEFALSGSEQNPDLTGKDVKMVLGRARSSGPTPPVQAFVDKGADFIVADTLNELVSRMNALAGEDLIDVDDLRATIVTRDLQVKSGLGKDPQLTATAAARRYLGDRLTRITKAHELLDGSGGKLIAVRLHVLTRKTLGGVETDLSARVLTDDGTPLPGLYAAGEVAGFGGGGMHGYRALEGTFLGGCIFSGRTAGRAAAAALA comes from the coding sequence ATGCCCGAGACCCCGCCCAGTACTTCGAGCGGTAGCGCTTCGACGAGCGGGACTGACGTCATCGTGGTGGGCGGTGGATTGGCCGGGCTGGTGGCCGCGACAGAACTGATCGACGCCGGCAAGCGGGTCGTCCTCCTGGACCAGGAACCGGAGGCCTCCCTCGGCGGCCAGGCGTTCTGGTCATTCGGTGGCCTGATGCTCGTCAACTCCCCCGAACAGCGCCGCCTGGGCATCCACGACTCGGCCGAGCTGGCCCTCTCCGACTGGATGGGGACGGCCGACTTCGACCGGCCGGAGGACCACTGGCCGCGCGAGTGGGCCAAGGCCTACGTCGAGTTCTGCGCCGGGGAGAAGCGGGAGTGGCTGCACAAGAAGGGGGTGCGCTGGTTCCCGGTCGTGCAGTGGCCCGAGCGTGGCGGTTACCCGGTGGGCAGCGGCAACTCCGCCGAGGCCGCCTCCGGCCACGGCAACTCCGTCCCCCGTTTCCACGTCACCTGGGGCACCGGCCCGGGCATCATCGAGCCCTTCGTCAAACGCCTCTACGAAGGCGTCGCCCAGGGATTGGTCGAGCTGCGCTTCCGGCACCGGGTCACCTCGATCAACATCACCGACGGCGTAGTCGACGGCGTCGACGGAGAGGTGCTCGAGCCGAGCCCGGTCGCCCGCGGCGAACGGAGCTCCCGGGCCGTGGTCGGCGAATTCAGCCTCCGAGCCCAGGCGGTCATCGTCACCTCCGGTGGCATCGGTGCAAACCACGAGCAGATCCGGCGCAACTGGCCGGTCTCCTGGGGCAAGCCGCCGGCCAAGATGATCTCCGGCGTCCCCGACCACGTGGACGGCCTGATGCAGCTGGTGGTCGAGCAGGCCGGCGGCCGGGTCATCAACCCCGACCGGATGTGGCACTACCCCGAGGGCATCGAGAACTACGCCCCGATCTGGAGCAAGCACGGCATCCGCATCCTCTCCGGGCCGAGCCCGCTCTGGCTCGACGCCACCGGCAAGCGGTTGCCGGCCCCGCTCTACCCCGGCTTTGACGCACTCGGCGCGCTGCGCCACATCACCCAGGGCGGCCACAGCCACTCCTGGTTCCTGCTGGATGAGAAGACGATCAGCTCGGAGTTCGCGCTCTCGGGCTCCGAGCAGAACCCCGATCTGACCGGCAAGGACGTCAAGATGGTCCTGGGGCGGGCACGCAGCAGCGGTCCGACTCCCCCGGTCCAGGCCTTCGTCGACAAGGGCGCCGACTTCATCGTCGCCGACACGCTCAACGAGCTTGTCAGCCGGATGAACGCACTGGCCGGCGAAGACCTCATCGACGTCGACGACCTGCGCGCCACCATCGTCACCCGCGATCTGCAGGTGAAGTCAGGCCTGGGCAAGGACCCGCAACTGACCGCCACGGCCGCGGCCCGTCGCTACTTAGGCGACCGGTTGACCCGCATCACCAAGGCCCACGAACTACTGGACGGCTCCGGCGGCAAGCTGATCGCGGTGCGGCTGCATGTCCTCACCCGCAAGACACTCGGCGGCGTCGAGACCGACCTCAGCGCCCGTGTTCTCACCGACGACGGAACCCCGCTTCCCGGTCTCTACGCGGCCGGCGAGGTGGCCGGCTTCGGCGGCGGCGGGATGCACGGTTACCGTGCGCTCGAGGGGACCTTCCTGGGTGGCTGCATCTTCTCCGGCCGCACCGCCGGGCGGGCGGCGGCCGCAGCGCTGGCATGA
- the rpsA gene encoding 30S ribosomal protein S1 — protein sequence MTSSTITTPTIPQVAINDIGSAEDFLAAIDSTIKYFNDGDIVEGTIVKVDRDEVLLDIGYKTEGVIPSRELSIKHDIDPNEVVSVGDLVEALVLQKEDKEGRLILSKKRAQYERAWGTIEQKKENDEVVEGTVIEVVKGGLIIDIGLRGFLPASLVEMRRVRDLQPYIGRTLEAKIIELDKNRNNVVLSRRAWLEQTQSEVRSDFLNKLAKGQVRTGVVSSIVNFGAFVDLGGVDGLVHVSELSWKHIDHPSEVVEVGQEVTVEVLDIDLDRERVSLSLKATQEDPWRQFARTHQLNQVVPGRVTKLVPFGAFVRVQDGIEGLVHISELAERHVEIPEQVVQVGDELLVKIIDIDLERRRISLSLKQANEGALTDEAFDPAQYGMEAQYDDKGNYIYPEGFDPDSQEWLPGFDAQREAWEKRYASARERFEAHRKQLAEAQQADAEAASESGEATSYSSETEDTSGTLATDEALAALREKLAGRS from the coding sequence ATGACGTCGTCAACAATCACTACTCCTACCATCCCACAAGTCGCAATCAACGACATCGGTAGCGCGGAAGATTTCCTCGCCGCTATCGACTCCACGATCAAGTACTTCAACGACGGTGACATCGTCGAAGGAACCATCGTCAAGGTTGACCGCGATGAAGTTCTCCTGGACATCGGCTACAAGACCGAAGGCGTTATCCCTTCGCGTGAGCTGTCCATCAAACACGACATCGACCCCAATGAGGTCGTCTCCGTCGGTGACCTGGTCGAGGCCCTTGTTCTCCAGAAGGAAGACAAAGAAGGCCGCCTGATCCTCTCGAAGAAGCGCGCCCAGTACGAACGTGCATGGGGCACCATCGAGCAGAAGAAGGAGAACGACGAGGTCGTCGAAGGCACCGTGATCGAGGTCGTCAAGGGTGGTCTCATCATCGACATCGGCCTGCGCGGCTTCCTGCCCGCGTCGCTCGTCGAGATGCGTCGAGTGCGTGACCTGCAGCCGTACATCGGTCGCACGTTGGAAGCCAAGATCATCGAGCTCGACAAGAACCGCAACAACGTCGTGCTCTCCCGCCGTGCGTGGCTTGAGCAGACCCAGTCCGAGGTCCGCAGCGACTTCCTCAACAAGCTGGCCAAGGGCCAGGTTCGCACCGGCGTCGTGTCGAGCATCGTCAACTTCGGTGCCTTCGTCGACCTCGGTGGCGTCGACGGTCTCGTCCACGTCTCCGAGCTGTCCTGGAAGCACATCGACCACCCGAGCGAGGTTGTCGAGGTTGGCCAGGAGGTCACCGTCGAGGTTCTCGACATCGACCTTGACCGCGAGCGCGTTTCGCTCTCGCTGAAGGCCACCCAGGAAGACCCGTGGCGCCAGTTCGCCCGCACCCACCAGCTCAACCAGGTCGTTCCGGGCCGGGTCACCAAGCTGGTTCCGTTCGGTGCCTTCGTCCGGGTTCAGGACGGCATCGAGGGTCTCGTGCACATCTCCGAACTGGCCGAGCGTCACGTCGAGATCCCGGAGCAGGTCGTCCAGGTTGGCGACGAGCTGCTCGTCAAGATCATCGACATCGACCTCGAGCGTCGCCGCATCTCGCTGTCGCTGAAGCAGGCCAACGAGGGTGCTCTCACCGACGAGGCGTTCGACCCGGCTCAGTACGGCATGGAAGCCCAGTACGACGACAAGGGCAACTACATCTACCCCGAGGGCTTCGACCCCGACTCGCAGGAATGGCTGCCGGGCTTCGACGCCCAGCGCGAGGCCTGGGAGAAGCGCTACGCGTCAGCTCGCGAGCGTTTCGAGGCTCACCGCAAGCAGCTCGCCGAGGCCCAGCAGGCCGACGCGGAGGCGGCGAGCGAGTCCGGCGAGGCCACCTCGTACTCCTCGGAGACCGAGGACACCAGCGGCACGCTGGCCACGGACGAGGCGCTGGCCGCGCTTCGCGAGAAGCTGGCCGGGCGTTCCTGA